From Alosa sapidissima isolate fAloSap1 chromosome 2, fAloSap1.pri, whole genome shotgun sequence, one genomic window encodes:
- the tbr1b gene encoding T-box brain protein 1b — protein sequence MQLEHCSVGSGYSNSEGSELALQDHPIISASDNLERSSPLKKNSRGMTNQSEADNFPDSKDASGDVQRGKVSPDLHGVSDIRHNFDGSAGERYLLTQSSQTQPVSATPSAMFPYPSQHGPAHPAFSIGGPSRYMAHHPVITNGAYNSLLSNTSPQAYPTAGYPYTQQYGHAYQGAAFYQFSSAQAGLVPGKAQVYLCNRALWLKFHRHQTEMIITKQGRRMFPFLSFNISGLDPTAHYNIFVDVILADPNHWRFQGGKWVPCGKADTNVTGNRVYMHPDSPNTGAHWMRQEISFGKLKLTNNKGASNNTGQMVVLQSLHKYQPRLHVVQVNEDGTEDTSQPGRVQTFTFPETQFIAVTAYQNTDITQLKIDHNPFAKGFRDNYDTVYTGCDIDRLTPSPGDSPRSHIGPGARYAMAAGSFLQDQFVSSYAKSRFPTGVGTGPGTDRSVSLTNSLLSPPQTEETTVASPQRWFVTPANNRLDFAASAYDAAAAADFAGNAATLLSYAAAGVKALPLPTAGCSNRALGYYADPPGWGTRTPPQYCSKSGTVLSCWPSNSVGPRTTTSNYLVGLEEGDTLAPERSPLCGASEEAKPKDLSESSWIETPSSIKSIDSSDSGIFEQAKRRRISPSATPVSETSSPLKADMLRECDKNASKDIGYYSFYSQT from the exons ATGCAGCTTGAGCATTGCAGTGTGGGCAGTGGCTATTCCAACTCCGAGGGATCAGAGCTCGCCTTACAGGACCATCCTATTATATCTGCAAGTGACAACCTGGAGAGAAGTTCACCTCTGAAAAAAAACTCGAGGGGGATGACGAATCAGTCAGAGGCAGACAATTTCCCGGACTCTAAGGACGCATCAGGGGACGTCCAGAGAGGCAAAGTCTCTCCTGATCTCCACGGAGTCTCTGATATTCGTCATAATTTCGATGGATCTGCTGGGGAAAGGTACCTCCTTACTCAATCCAGCCAAACTCAACCGGTCTCAGCAACTCCTAGTGCCATGTTCCCATATCCGAGTCAACATGGTCCAGCGCATCCAGCTTTCTCCATCGGAGGTCCCAGTCGTTATATGGCCCATCACCCGGTCATAACTAATGGAGCGTACAACAGCCTTTTGAGCAACACTTCACCGCAAGCGTATCCGACCGCTGGTTATCCATATACGCAGCAGTATGGCCACGCGTACCAAGGAGCGGCTTTTTACCAGTTTTCGTCTGCGCAAGCTGGACTGGTCCCCGGCAAAGCCCAGGTTTACCTTTGCAACAGGGCCTTATGGCTAAAGTTTCATAGGCATCAGACGGAGATGATCATTACCAAACAAGGGCG GCGAATGTTTCCCTTTTTAAGTTTCAACATTTCTGGTCTGGACCCAACAGCTCATTATAACATTTTTGTGGATGTAATTCTGGCTGATCCAAACCACTGGCGATTCCAAGGCGGAAAATGGGTTCCATGTGGCAAAGCGGACACTAATGTAACGG GAAACCGAGTGTACATGCATCCGGATTCACCAAACACCGGCGCGCACTGGATGCGCCAAGAGATCTCGTTTGGAAAACTAAAATTAACAAACAACAAGGGCGCATCCAACAACACCGGACAG ATGGTGGTTCTGCAGTCCCTTCATAAATACCAGCCCAGGTTACATGTGGTTCAGGTAAATGAGGACGGAACAGAGgacaccagccagccaggacgCGTCCAGACCTTCACATTTCCAGAGACCCAGTTCATAGCAGTCACTGCCTACCAAAACACTGAT ATTACACAACTGAAAATCGACCACAATCCATTTGCAAAGGGCTTCCGGGATAACTATGACAC AGTTTACACAGGTTGTGACATTGACCGGTTAACGCCCTCGCCGGGTGACTCTCCCCGCTCCCACATCGGGCCTGGGGCGAGATATGCCATGGCTGCAGGCTCTTTCCTTCAGGACCAGTTTGTCAGCTCTTATGCCAAGTCCCGCTTTCCCACTGGCGTCGGGACTGGGCCTGGCACGGATCGGAGCGTCTCACTTACTAACAGCTTGCTCTCCCCTCCGCAAACCGAGGAGACCACAGTGGCCTCCCCGCAGCGCTGGTTTGTCACCCCCGCCAACAACCGACTGGACTTCGCCGCGTCGGCGTACGATGCTGCTGCGGCGGCTGACTTCGCTGGTAACGCAGCAACCCTCCTGTCCTATGCAGCTGCCGGAGTGAAGGCACTTCCACTGCCCACCGCAGGCTGTTCTAATCGAGCTCTTGGTTATTACGCTGACCCGCCGGGGTGGGGCACACGCACACCACCCCAATATTGCAGTAAATCAGGTACTGTATTGTCGTGCTGGCCATCTAATTCAGTGGGCCCGAGAACGACGACCTCCAACTACCTGGTGGGCTTGGAGGAAGGGGACACTCTAGCCCCTGAAAGATCACCTCTCTGCGGGGCATCGGAGGAAGCCAAACCAAAGGACTTGTCTGAGTCCAGCTGGATTGAGACTCCGTCTTCAATTAAATCCATTGATTCAAGCGATTCTGGGATTTTTGAGCAGGCCAAACGGAGGAGGATTTCGCCATCTGCCACACCGGTTTCGGAGACTTCGTCTCCATTAAAAGCAGACATGCTAAGGGAATGCGATAAAAATGCATCCAAGGACATTGGTTACTACAGTTTTTACTCACAAACTTAG